DNA sequence from the Lachancea thermotolerans CBS 6340 chromosome H complete sequence genome:
GCAAAGTGCTCAATACCCTTCCCCTTCAACGACATCTACTACTGTGCGAGGCGAGAAACTTCAGAGAAAGGGCTCGCGGTCTTCCATCGTGAATGTGTCAAACATGGTCTCAAAACTGCCTCACGACTTTTTTCAGCCCAAAAGCCCTCATACACCTACCCGAAGGAGTGAAAAAGCTCGCTTCGATACCTCGAAACTTTCTCCTGTTAGTACGGTCCGTGATGACGAGATTGAATCTAATTATTCGAGCGCATGGGATTTTTCAGACGAATTACCTGAAACTTTGAGGACAGAATTGACAGGAAGGGCCAGCACGTTCCCGCGACCATACGCTTCAGGAAGCGAACGACCTAGTTACTCTCAGCTAAAGCCCTTAAAAAATAATGGAATACTTTGATAGTAAGTATCATAACTTAGCAttgaaagcatttttgGCAATCATCAAAATAACACTAAAAACTAAAAAACACTCACGGTGGGGGTCGAACCCACAATCTTCTGATTAGAAGTCAGACGCGTTGCCATTACGCCACGCGAGCTTTGATTGTGTTAACGGGTGCAACTTAATCATATATTCATAACAAAAAGCCACATGAGCAACCAATATATGTGGGGATTGTCATAGGAATATGGCGTTTATTGGAGAATAGTGCTGAGGAATGCTGTCATCCGCATGAGGCCCGcaactcttcaaaagcaaggAATATTTGCAGGCAGTTTTTGGCGTTCTCTCAGACTTCACACTACTAGTGTGGAAAGCATGAAAAACAGTCAGAAAGCTGCTCAATCTCGCAGAGTCTCATACACGGATGAGGTCAAACAGCAGCTGTCTAAGTTAAAtgcttgcttcttcttcagaaagggcgagatcaaaattttggacaCTCCAAGTTGTTTCTATAACACCCTGAAACAGAAGATATCAGTTGCAAAGGATAGGATATTTTTGGCCTCCCTTTACATTGGGACCTCTGAAAGAGAACTTATTAAGTGCATTTCCGATGCCCTTGACCGCAACGCCAGTTTGAAAGTCTATTTTTTGGTAGATGGATTGCGAGGTACTAGGGAGGCTCCAAAGAGCTGCTCTGCCTCTTTGTTGTCAGAATTGCTTAGAAGCCATAAGGATCGGGTCGACATACGCTTGTACCGGACACCTGACTTGACGCCGTTTAAGGAAGCGGTGATACCTCGGAGATTTAATGAAGGAATTGGGCTCCAGCACATGAAGATCTACGGAGTCGATGACGAGGTTATCCTTTCCGGTGCCAACTTATCCAACGActatttttcaaatcgaCAGGATCGATATTATTTGTTCAAATCACGCAAGCTCGCTAGTTACTATTTCAAACTACACCAGCTAGTGAGCAGCATGAGTTACCAGGTACATTATTCTGAAGCTGTCCAAAAATACAAAATGATCTGGCCGCACGACAATATCGCCGTCGACCCTCGAGCCGACAAGGCAAGTTTTCTTAAAGTTTGCTCAAGCACCCTGAAAACGTTCTTGACAGATCCAGTGGACGAAACTGCTGATTATGAAGCCTTTGAGCCTAAAACTTATAGCACCAGAGTGTACCCAATTTCTCAATTTACCCCTCTATTTAGAGCTAGCCCACAGGATTACTCTACCGAAAAGCCCACGATACTTCAGATTCTGTCACACATCCCTGACGGCTCAGTTAAGTGGACGTTTACTGCTGGTTACTTTAATATGCTTCCTGAAATCAAAAGCCTCCTTTTAGGGGCACCTTGCAAAGAAGGCAACGTAATAACAGCTTCTCCGTTTGCGAATGGCTTCTATCAATCTAAGGGTGTTTCAAAGTTCCTTCCGAGCGCCTATCTACACCTTTCCGAAAAGTTTTTATCTGAAGTGCGAAATCGTGGAAAAGAGTCCCAGATTAGCCTGAACGAGTGGAAGAAAGGAATCGTCAATACACCTGGTGGATGGTCATACCATGCCAAAGGTATTTGGCTCTCAGATAATAATGAGAAAGATCAAAGACCTGCGATCACTATAGTCGGTTCTTCTAATTACACAAGGAGGGCATATTCTGTAGATTTGGAATCGAATGTTGTGTTAGTTACTGAGGATTCTGATCTCAAAGACGAGATGCAAGCTGAAATTGATCGCCTAATGTTTCACACAGAGCCGGTGACCATagagaacttcaaaaatgagcCTCAAAGACATGTGAGTTTGGGCATCCAGGCCGCAACTAGAATCATAGGGAAAAAGCTTTAGAAAGAACCGGAGTTGAACCCAACAATCCGGATCGAGTTTCAGGTCAGAGCTTAATTTCAGCGTTTAAAAGCTTCCAAGGGAGGACCCATGTTCCCCTTATCTGACTTGCAATTTCGCATTTTGAGCTTACGTGGGATTTGAGACATGTCTCCAGGGAAGTGAGCACTTATTGGCGCCAGAGTTTAACGCCCAGCGTTTCGGCTTGATCCATAATGCAATGGTAAGAGGACCGCGTAACACTAGGATATAGCTCTTGGCTGCCAATGGAAAGCAGCATGTCAACCTGAATATAGAAAAAATACTCCACCCATAGTTAAGACCGAATTTCGCATTTCACAAATTAGCGCTCACCGATCAACATTAGCAATGATCAAAGGGTAGATAGATCCCTAAGGCTTTTATGgaggttgttgaaaaacaaTTTGTAATTGAACCCGCTTGCGCAACGCGCTCACTAGATGAAAGCTATATGGACGTTTTCGTCTCTGCAGTCTACACAGTGCGATGCGCGTtaaaaaaaagcacaatTGAATTTCAAAGAGTACCTTGATTGCTGAACAAGAGCTGGAAAGAATGCTGCGTATTTTCTTTGTGATGAGCGTCAATGATTCCGATCTTCATTTTAGAGCTGTCATAGTGATACATCGAAAAAATAATTAAAACATAATTAATCGACCTAACCAACTTCTTCTAGCCATAATAAATCTGGAACAACAAAAGAATTACAACAATGGATGGAGCAGACAAATCAGCACAAGCCGCTGCTTTCATGAACAAGTACAAAACTCAGTACCAGGTTTACCTCGATAAGGTCACACCTCATTTGAAGTATAGATGGGGCGCTCTTGGAGGCATGTTAgtgctcttcttccttcgCGTCATATATGGAGAAGGATGGTACGTTGTATGCTATGGGCTATCTATTTATCTTCTCAACCAATTTTTAGCCTTCTTAACACCCAAATTTGATGTCTCGCTGCAGCaagatgaggaaaacaatgaATTAGAGGCTGGCGAGAGAGCTGACGAGTTCAGGCCCTTCATAAGAAGATTGCCTGAGTTTAAATTCTGGCATAACTCCGTAAGGGCTGTCTGTCTTTGTTCAGTCCTAACGTTGTTCCGCGTTTTTGATATCCCAGTTTTTTGGCCTATTTTGGTTGTATATTTTGTCTTGTTATTTGCGCTAACCATGAGGCGGCAGATTCAACACATGATTAAGTATAGGTACATCCCATTGGACATTGGCAAGAAGAGATACCGCTCTAGAGACTGAATCTCTCGGCTTGAATTCCGATCTTAATTTCTATCACGTGCCATAAGGTTTTGGTGATAGTCAATGCCCCTTGGGTTCAGCCACGTACCCGGCATCTACGTAGCGTTTCTAGCAACCCCGATTTTGCAGCAATGGGCCCGCATATGATATGTTATTTCTCATATGTACAAGACTTTTGCTTGATTGTCAAAAGGCCTGACTAAATTCAAtagcagtttttgaaatttaaGTTAACCGGTGTAAATTACATACAATTCCAACTCCAAAActcatcaacaaatctTCCCCCTCAATGAAGCTAATAAGTCAAGTCACGGGCAATGGAAACAATCCCGAGCAGCTTACACTGCTTCCTCAAGACAAGGAAGACCTTTTCTGCCTATACAACATCATAAACACAGATGACGAagtcattttcaaaagaatggTTACAAGCAAAGTGGACAGCACTGGTAAAAAGAAGACCACAGAACTCATCAAACTACGGCTCAGGATTGTGTCTTCTGAGTTTGAGCCCCAGCACGAGTTTCTGAGATACAAGGGCATCACAACTGAAGATGAAAGCGGAAGAGCAAACGTCGACATACCTTTGGGAAAATACTTCAGCTTCACGGTAGACTACAAATATTCGTtcactttgttgaaatacGACTACAATAATTTTGTTGCGAAGCAActgaaagaagcttgcAACTTAGAGAGTCGCTCGGATATCGCAGCGATCGTTCTACAGGAAGGTATCGCTCACATTTGCCTtctgagctctttcagtACGATactgaagaacaagataGAATACAGCttgccaaagaaaaagagaggaacTGATGTTGCTAAATTCGACGAGAAGGTGGAGAAGTTCTACAAAGCAACATACGAATCCATGAAAAGACATTTTGACTTTGCGCAATTAAAAGTCATCCTGCTTTGCTCTCCAGGGTTTTATGCCAAAACtctctttgataaaatttTGTCTTACGCTCAAGAGGAACAGAACAAAACCATCCTTGCAAACAAATCACGGTTCTTGGTTGCTCATTGTTCTACTGGATACCTTCAGGGTATAAACGAAGTCCTGAAAAATCCGGCATATGGTTCAAGGCTACAGGATGCCAAAAATTCGAAGGAAGCTTTAGTAATGGATGAATTTTTGCAGCATTTGAACGACGATGATTTCAAGGCATGGTATGGGGAGGCCGAGGTAACGAAGGCATCAGAAATGGGAGCAATCGATACACTTTTGGTCACAGACGGGCTTCTGCGCTCTGACGATCTGAACATGAGAAAGAAATGTGTGGGTATTACCCAAGATGTTGAACGAGCTGGCGGGTCCGTTGTGGTTTTTAGCTCCCTTCACAGTTCTGGAGAAGAACTCGACAGATTAACTGGTCTCGCTTGTATTCTTAAATTTCCAATTCCAGACCTTGACGAGTTTTCGGAAGAGGATAAATAGAAAATTAAATAATTCGAAGCAATAAACTCTAATTGCGTGTGTGCTGTGGCTCCCGCAATAGCCGCCCATCTAAAGCATTTCCGATAAGTGGAACCTTGCGGTGAAGCGGCTAAGAGAGTAGGTAATTTACTGCAAATGTATTGCGATAATTTGTGGGAAAATTAATGACAGCGCACGTGGTACGctccatttttttttttgaattttaCGTCAAATATGAGCACAAAAATAGATACAAAAGTGTTATAAtaaagaaaaatttggaaTAGTTAACTGCTAAGTGTTCCGAAACAAGTTTTTTAATTGAAGGATATTACATACTTTTAAGTCGAATCAACTACTCGTGGAATATGATTTACGTTTTACAATTTTGGCCTTAGGGACTGACATTCAAtgtgctttttgaaagagctttgaagGGATTCCTCCTTTACGTTCACGTCCTCTGTGGCATTTTTAGGTCAAACCGGACAGACATCACTTTCCAAAAACCCTTTCTTCGAAGAGTAACGTTGCCCcaaattttgtttttaggTCATGGAAATTCGCTCTTTGGATTAAGAGAAGTTCTAGGTAACTAGGTTTAGTCATTCACGCACAACTGTTTGCTTCAAATTGTAC
Encoded proteins:
- the PGS1 gene encoding CDP-diacylglycerol--glycerol-3-phosphate 3-phosphatidyltransferase (similar to uniprot|P25578 Saccharomyces cerevisiae YCL004W PGS1 Phosphatidylglycerolphosphate synthase catalyzes the synthesis of phosphatidylglycerolphosphate from CDP-diacylglycerol and sn-glycerol 3-phosphate in the first committed and rate- limiting step of cardiolipin biosynthesis); this encodes MRPATLQKQGIFAGSFWRSLRLHTTSVESMKNSQKAAQSRRVSYTDEVKQQLSKLNACFFFRKGEIKILDTPSCFYNTLKQKISVAKDRIFLASLYIGTSERELIKCISDALDRNASLKVYFLVDGLRGTREAPKSCSASLLSELLRSHKDRVDIRLYRTPDLTPFKEAVIPRRFNEGIGLQHMKIYGVDDEVILSGANLSNDYFSNRQDRYYLFKSRKLASYYFKLHQLVSSMSYQVHYSEAVQKYKMIWPHDNIAVDPRADKASFLKVCSSTLKTFLTDPVDETADYEAFEPKTYSTRVYPISQFTPLFRASPQDYSTEKPTILQILSHIPDGSVKWTFTAGYFNMLPEIKSLLLGAPCKEGNVITASPFANGFYQSKGVSKFLPSAYLHLSEKFLSEVRNRGKESQISLNEWKKGIVNTPGGWSYHAKGIWLSDNNEKDQRPAITIVGSSNYTRRAYSVDLESNVVLVTEDSDLKDEMQAEIDRLMFHTEPVTIENFKNEPQRHVSLGIQAATRIIGKKL
- the RER1 gene encoding protein retrieval receptor (similar to uniprot|P25560 Saccharomyces cerevisiae YCL001W RER1 Protein involved in retention of membrane proteins including Sec12p in the ER localized to Golgi functions as a retrieval receptor in returning membrane proteins to the ER), translated to MDGADKSAQAAAFMNKYKTQYQVYLDKVTPHLKYRWGALGGMLVLFFLRVIYGEGWYVVCYGLSIYLLNQFLAFLTPKFDVSLQQDEENNELEAGERADEFRPFIRRLPEFKFWHNSVRAVCLCSVLTLFRVFDIPVFWPILVVYFVLLFALTMRRQIQHMIKYRYIPLDIGKKRYRSRD
- a CDS encoding KLTH0H12474p (similar to uniprot|P33309 Saccharomyces cerevisiae YNL001W DOM34 Probable RNA-binding protein functions in protein translation to promote G1 progression and differentiation required for meiotic cell division), with the translated sequence MKLISQVTGNGNNPEQLTLLPQDKEDLFCLYNIINTDDEVIFKRMVTSKVDSTGKKKTTELIKLRLRIVSSEFEPQHEFLRYKGITTEDESGRANVDIPLGKYFSFTVDYKYSFTLLKYDYNNFVAKQLKEACNLESRSDIAAIVLQEGIAHICLLSSFSTILKNKIEYSLPKKKRGTDVAKFDEKVEKFYKATYESMKRHFDFAQLKVILLCSPGFYAKTLFDKILSYAQEEQNKTILANKSRFLVAHCSTGYLQGINEVLKNPAYGSRLQDAKNSKEALVMDEFLQHLNDDDFKAWYGEAEVTKASEMGAIDTLLVTDGLLRSDDLNMRKKCVGITQDVERAGGSVVVFSSLHSSGEELDRLTGLACILKFPIPDLDEFSEEDK